TCAATGCCTTTCAGGCAGGGCATCACCCAAACGCATAATGTTTCGGTGCAGGGAGGCAATGACAAGGGGACCATCCGGCTTTCGATGACAAACCAGGACCACACCCCCATCATCAACAACAGCAATTACAACCGCACCACCATTAATTTCGGGACAAACATCAAGATATCAGAGAAGCTCAGGGCCGATGCAACGCTTACTTACGTGAAATTCAAACGCAAAAACAGTCCCATGATCGGCGAAGACGGCAACTCTTTCAGCAAAGGCTTTCTCTATTCATGGCCACGCAGTTACCAGGGCATTGACCGGGATACATACCAGATGCCTGACGGATCGCGCAACCTGCTTGATGGTTATCCGTTTTTGTATGTGGACCGGTATATCTGGTGGAATTATTACAACAACAATACCTGGCAGGACCGCGACAAATATACCGGTGCGATTGCCTTAACCTGGGACATCACTCCGTGGCTGAATGCCACCGGCCGAATAGGAAGAGATTATTCAGTGGAACAATTTACCTCAAAGAATAAACCTGTTGATTTCATTGGAATGCTCGGTGGCGGCTACAGCAACAGCCTTGCCAGGAATACAAACGACAATATGGAGGTGCTGCTCACCGCCGAAAAGAAGGAAATCCTGGGTTCAGGAATCAATGTCAGGCTGAGTGCCGGCAGCAGCCGCTGGGACTACAATGCATACGGCATTGCAGGAAAATCAGGCACCTGGTATTATCCCAACATGTATACTTTTTTCAACTTTACCGATTATATCTTCGAAACCGATGACGACGGAAACTCCATGGTGATCAACCCTGGCAGCGGTGATGCCGGCTTGCAACTGATCCCCTCCGAAACCATCCTGAGGCAGCGTACAAATTCAGTTTTTTCTTTCCTTAACCTGTCATACAAAAACTATCTGTTTTTAGAATTGACAGGCCGTAATGACTGGTCGTCAACCCTGCCTTCAAACAATAACTCCTACTTTTATCCATCAGCATCACTGAGCTTTATCGCCAGTGAAGCGTTTAAATTTGAAAATAAACTACCCTGGCTCAACTTTATGAAAATCAGGGGAGGCATTGCGCAAACGGCCAGTCCGGCCATGGCCTATCAGAAGAATTTCTATTACAACAGCAGCCTTTTTGGCGGACAGCAAGCCAGTTTTCTGCCGGATGTAATCCCACCCTTTGAGTTGAAACCACAGTTCGTTACCGGATACGAATCAGGCATCACCCTGGGTTTCTTCGACAACCGCATTGATGTGGATTTTACCTGGTACTATCAGCATTCGTTTGACCAGATCCTCAGTCTGCCCGTGCCCGTAAGTTCAGGATCATACAACATTACTATAAACCGCGGCGAACTATCAAACAAAGGATTTGAAATTATACTCAATACCGTTCCCCTTCAGACCCGTAATTTTATCCTGAAGGCCGGTCTGAACCTAGCGCGTAACCGCAACCGTATCCTCAGCCTTGGCGGATATTCCGACACCTATCACCTGGCCGATATCTGGGGTCTGAACGGCCCTGCAATGGAACTTTACGAAGGCAGCGAATATGGCACCATTACCGGATATGATTATGTTTATGATGCCAACGGCAACCGTATCCTGAACGATGCAGGCACCCATTACAAAATAACCGACACCCGCGTGCCCATCGGCAATGCCTCGCCGGACTTTATCGGTGGCTTTACTACTGAATGGATATTCAGGAATATCAAAATCAGCACCCTTATTGATACAAAATGGGGCGGTGATATCTACTGCGGTTCATGGGTGATTTCACAGCAGACCGGACAAAGCCCGTCAACGCTGCTGGAACGCGACGGAGGCGGCCTCCCGTATACTGATCCCGACGGGATTACACGAAACGTCGGGGTTGTGCTGGAAGGGGTCTATGAAGACGGAACCGTTAATGACAAGGTTGTTCATTATTACTATAAATACCTTCCCAATGCGGGTGGATGGGGCAAATTCGTCTCTACGCCGGGCATACTGGAGAATACCTGGGTAAAAATGCGCGAAATCTCTGTAAGCTACTCCCTGCCGGCTTCAATATTAAAGAAAACCAGGGTTTTCCAAAGCCTTACCCTTTCGGTTACCGGCCGCGACCTTTTCTATATTTATACCACACTGCCTGATAAAATCAATCCGGAAGGGATTATGGGGTCAGGAAATGCCCAGGGTTTTGAATGGGCATCATTCCCGGGAGTAAGGTCATTTACATTTGGCGCCAGCGCTACCTTCTGAACCTGGCAGATAAAGCGTGAAATCAGGATGTAATTCAAAGGGAAAAGCCTAAATCAAGAAAAAACTTCAATATGAAACTCAAATATTTTCTACTCTTCTTAAGCTCAGTTCTTATGCTGGCTTCCTGCCGGAAGGACTTCGAAGAGATTGACAACAATCCGCAGGGATTCACCACGGCAAGTGACGGCTCCTTATTCAACGGTATAATTCAGTCGCTCTTGCCAACCTGGAACGAACAATTCTACATCAACAACGAAATATTGTATGCCCAGACCCAGCAGGCGGCACTGACCAAATCGGCATGGGGTAATTTTACCCTTGGCACTGAGGATATGTGGTCGAACTATTACAAAACCCTGCCTGCCATCAGGGAACTGGAAAAAAGGATTGCCACTTATCCGGAGACGCCGGCCACCACCAACATGAAGGCCATGCTTTTGATCGTCAGAGCATATAAGACATTTAAGCTGACAGACATATTCGGCGACATTCCATATTCCGCAGCAGGCTACGGATACCAGGACCTGGGCAAACTTTACCCGGTTTACGATGATCAGCGCGACATATATTTGTCGTTACTCGACGACCTTGCCTGGGCAGCCGAAAACATCAATGACACCGCAGCAATCGCTGAGCCATTCACCACCTTTGCCAACTTCGACAAGCTGTTTAACGGCAGGCGCGACATGTGGCGCAAATTCGCCAATTCGCTCAGGCTGCGCCATGCCATGCGCATGGCAGAAAAGGAGCCTCAGCTGGCTTCAGCCATTATAGGTGATATCATTGAAAACAATCTGCCGGTAATTTACGGATATGATTTCATCACCCCTGTGCTGGAAAGCGCCTGCATCTGGCCCGGGGCCAACGGCTTCTCAAACGAAAGTGTAAGCTGGTCGTTTCGCGAGCACAATGGCCTCCGGATGGGATCAAACATCTGGCATCAGTTCTCCAATACAGATGATCCCGCCGGTTCCGGCATTTTTGATCCCCGGGCTTACATTTTTTTCGAAGGCGATCAAAATGAGCAGTGGATCCCCTTTCCTCAGATTCCGGACCAGGGAACACCGTCGGCCCAGGGAATTCCTTATGGCAGCCACCGCGACGATATGGGAAACTATCATATCAAAAACAACGTCAACTACTCCCCTTTCAATTTCTTCATCATAGCCGACGAAAACAATATGCCGGTTATTCTGATGACGGGTGCAGAAGTGCATTTCATTAAGGCAGAAGCATACTTCAGGGGCATCGGGGTTGCCGAAGATAAATCGGCTGCCGACATTGAATACATGAATGGAATAAATGCTTCAGTTGAATGGTGGATAAATCTGGCTGACCGCTTAAGATTGCCAATCTCCGGGGTGAAGTTTACCGACAAAATCACCATTCCGCAGAATCTGAATGCAGCTTCTGTACTTATGAAATTCGGCTCCTGGAATGCCGTCAGCGATGAGGAAAAACTTCGCTTCATATACACCCAGCGCTGGATTGATGCCTTCAGGCAACCCTGGGAAGCCTATGCCGAAGCAAGACGTACAGGTATGACCCCACGGGAAGGCGATCCGATTGCACACTTCAGAATGCCTTATCCCCCTTCCGAAAACCAATACAATGCTGCCAACCTGAATGATGCACGACTGAAACAGGGCGGAGATGAACCGGGCATTAAGATCTGGTGGATTCCCGGAAATTAGCATTTAAAAGAAAAACCATCAATATCAACACAACCAAAATCCTGAGACATGAAAAACAATTACCTGAAACTGACCCTGATGACGATGGCCCTGCTGTTTACAGCACTTTCCGGCCTCAGGGCACAAACGAACCAGTACCTGCACTATGATTGTGCCAACCTTGATTATGTGGTACTAGAAAACGGTTCACAGTACATTGCCAATAAACCCGGAATTACTATTGCCGGCTGGTTTTACGACGATCAGCTTGGTTACGGACAAGGACTGATGGGCTTCAGGGGCACGCAGGGTTTCTACATGATCCAGCTTGCTGATGGCAAGGTTGAATGCCGTTTCCAGAATTCTGCCGGTACCCTTTTTGAATATGTGGCTCCGGCAAACACCGTGATTCCGCAGGTGTGGCAGCATTTTGCCTGGATTTACGACGGGAGTGCAATAAAACTGTATGTCAACGGAATCCTGAAAGGCAGCAAAGCCGCCAGTGGAACATTTACCGCTACAAATATTGCGTTCTCCATTGGACGCAGCATTCTGGCCGGACTGGACTTTTACTGGTGCGGCCGCACTGACGAGGTAAGTGTTTGGTCGAAAGCACTTACCCAGGAAGAGATACAGGATATGATGGACAATGAACTCACCGGGCAGGAACCCGGGCTTGAAATGTATTACAAATTCAACCAGGGAGTTCCCGGGGGTGACAATACTTCCATTACCAAACTTACTTCACAGGTTGATTCCCCTATAAGGGATGCCGATCTTATCAACTTCAGGATGACCGGAGAAACATCAAATTTCAACGGAACCCTTGATCCAACCTATCAGGCCATTTCCTTCCCTCCTATCCCAAATAAGCTGAACAACGAGCCCCCTTTCGCCATCGAAGCAACAGCCACCTCCGGCTTGCCGGTTACTTTCAATATTCTTTCAGGCCCGGCAACCGTGGAAGGAAATATCATTACCCTCACCGGAGCACCCGGCCTCGTTGAAGTGGAAGCCACCCAGCCCGGAGGTGGCCAGTACAATCCTGCCGAACCGGTAATTCAGCGCTTTCATGTGCTCGACCCGCAGACACATGTCCCCGACATTGACATACGAAATCCTTTGGCGGGAAATGTATATGTACCGGTGCTCTCGCCCATACAGCTGGCTGCCATCTCGACCATCGAATTTCCGGAATTGTTTTCTGTAGCGTGGGTCAAATTCAGAATTAACGGCCAGACCGTTGATGCCCAGAACTTCTGGAACGGTCATTTTACCGGATGGTGGACGCCTCCCGGATACGGCAACCATACCATTGAAGTGCTTTCAGCCAACAATTTCGGCGCAGTAAAGACCGAAACCATGAGCATAAGCATTCAGC
This sequence is a window from Lentimicrobium saccharophilum. Protein-coding genes within it:
- a CDS encoding SusC/RagA family TonB-linked outer membrane protein, with the translated sequence MTCIAKIAPLLFLTFLITSIRAQTISGVVRGADDGQTLPGVSILIKGTTQGTATDVNGRYSIDVPGKQTVLVFSFIGYSTTEIQAGNRATIDVSLVPEARRLEEVVVTALGVKREKREIGYSSEKMNTSEILRSSTPNVIGALAGRSAGVQISQGDGVEGGSTRIVIRGNNNLARNNQPLIVVDNVPLDNNPGLDNIGRGVDWGNGIADINPFDIEDYTVLKGGAASALYGERGANGVILITTKRGKKQQGLGVTYNYTVKMSDPYRYREVQNKYGHGGPVSLTEPVFPVDENGTLLYPGIYGNDQLILDQDGTTSTTSQEFGYYGSAVSWGPEMKGQLIKWWDGEMRNYTPQPDNLSMPFRQGITQTHNVSVQGGNDKGTIRLSMTNQDHTPIINNSNYNRTTINFGTNIKISEKLRADATLTYVKFKRKNSPMIGEDGNSFSKGFLYSWPRSYQGIDRDTYQMPDGSRNLLDGYPFLYVDRYIWWNYYNNNTWQDRDKYTGAIALTWDITPWLNATGRIGRDYSVEQFTSKNKPVDFIGMLGGGYSNSLARNTNDNMEVLLTAEKKEILGSGINVRLSAGSSRWDYNAYGIAGKSGTWYYPNMYTFFNFTDYIFETDDDGNSMVINPGSGDAGLQLIPSETILRQRTNSVFSFLNLSYKNYLFLELTGRNDWSSTLPSNNNSYFYPSASLSFIASEAFKFENKLPWLNFMKIRGGIAQTASPAMAYQKNFYYNSSLFGGQQASFLPDVIPPFELKPQFVTGYESGITLGFFDNRIDVDFTWYYQHSFDQILSLPVPVSSGSYNITINRGELSNKGFEIILNTVPLQTRNFILKAGLNLARNRNRILSLGGYSDTYHLADIWGLNGPAMELYEGSEYGTITGYDYVYDANGNRILNDAGTHYKITDTRVPIGNASPDFIGGFTTEWIFRNIKISTLIDTKWGGDIYCGSWVISQQTGQSPSTLLERDGGGLPYTDPDGITRNVGVVLEGVYEDGTVNDKVVHYYYKYLPNAGGWGKFVSTPGILENTWVKMREISVSYSLPASILKKTRVFQSLTLSVTGRDLFYIYTTLPDKINPEGIMGSGNAQGFEWASFPGVRSFTFGASATF
- a CDS encoding LamG-like jellyroll fold domain-containing protein codes for the protein MKNNYLKLTLMTMALLFTALSGLRAQTNQYLHYDCANLDYVVLENGSQYIANKPGITIAGWFYDDQLGYGQGLMGFRGTQGFYMIQLADGKVECRFQNSAGTLFEYVAPANTVIPQVWQHFAWIYDGSAIKLYVNGILKGSKAASGTFTATNIAFSIGRSILAGLDFYWCGRTDEVSVWSKALTQEEIQDMMDNELTGQEPGLEMYYKFNQGVPGGDNTSITKLTSQVDSPIRDADLINFRMTGETSNFNGTLDPTYQAISFPPIPNKLNNEPPFAIEATATSGLPVTFNILSGPATVEGNIITLTGAPGLVEVEATQPGGGQYNPAEPVIQRFHVLDPQTHVPDIDIRNPLAGNVYVPVLSPIQLAAISTIEFPELFSVAWVKFRINGQTVDAQNFWNGHFTGWWTPPGYGNHTIEVLSANNFGAVKTETMSISIQPAATNASVQAFKDIWLNPTQITQTVEANLPSFLGAYDQIIATLNVHCPTGGCGAWDRVAYFEAQDKEGNWVEIIRYITPYGVACSHSIDLTDYMSILQGKTAFRATCPTLDNGFLYDLTLDYRSGAPAYLYSRVKEVWREIFPFGDYANLQPVTDFQYEYPENTVASRFKLVSTGHGWGDLNTSNAAEFYNATHDIYVNGAKKYSQINWNTCNPNPDGCQPQNGTWYHNRAGWCPGSIAPWFNFSLDEYVNAGNVTLGYKFFENYVDYCHPNHPDCQTGVTCSDCNDGFNPVLDVASYVISYATSPMIVVKSEPKPVAENALLVFPNPSNGIFEISLEKTINLKNGEIIIYDNMSRPIRFIPWNGDTFTLDLSAHGSGMYFLQVVSPGFSEVKKIVIE
- a CDS encoding SusD/RagB family nutrient-binding outer membrane lipoprotein, translating into MKLKYFLLFLSSVLMLASCRKDFEEIDNNPQGFTTASDGSLFNGIIQSLLPTWNEQFYINNEILYAQTQQAALTKSAWGNFTLGTEDMWSNYYKTLPAIRELEKRIATYPETPATTNMKAMLLIVRAYKTFKLTDIFGDIPYSAAGYGYQDLGKLYPVYDDQRDIYLSLLDDLAWAAENINDTAAIAEPFTTFANFDKLFNGRRDMWRKFANSLRLRHAMRMAEKEPQLASAIIGDIIENNLPVIYGYDFITPVLESACIWPGANGFSNESVSWSFREHNGLRMGSNIWHQFSNTDDPAGSGIFDPRAYIFFEGDQNEQWIPFPQIPDQGTPSAQGIPYGSHRDDMGNYHIKNNVNYSPFNFFIIADENNMPVILMTGAEVHFIKAEAYFRGIGVAEDKSAADIEYMNGINASVEWWINLADRLRLPISGVKFTDKITIPQNLNAASVLMKFGSWNAVSDEEKLRFIYTQRWIDAFRQPWEAYAEARRTGMTPREGDPIAHFRMPYPPSENQYNAANLNDARLKQGGDEPGIKIWWIPGN